The proteins below are encoded in one region of Streptomyces sp. NBC_00490:
- a CDS encoding tetratricopeptide repeat protein translates to MRVLLPVARGLARLAPGVGEPLLGALLLRCLTPGWVLLRPSPPARLLAWAEEAVAVARRAHPSRPVRLARALALHAHALDALGRHEEACAVVAAADAVPGAGLSQAQTAFLLHVRAQALLGSGRAEEALEAARRCVEMYRHGPAPGGRDRSLGSLPGALRTYGLVLAALGHTEQSVLVYEECAGLLRSMSLRESGRVLLVMARVFVELVGGLKALGRHEEALALGPEARESLGGGMALAYPGIVTPLRAQLLVDLADCHGAGGDWEMARTTAEEAVAGTRSPAGAVWLPVALRCLADTLAEVDAPDEELSTLQELADLYSEESPETDPLLAKTLDDLARCHRRAGRHREAVAATERGIAAYRRAVARDAAHEPELARVLANLSLRQDDAGDAESAVLSAREALTLTRRLAESDWETYHPLTARRLRVLGQALGSAGDLAGTVSCYEEAEAVLGEHPDRQGVEAELATIRSVLADALRAGAVVTDLDAKVTALRSLLALTRRADATDVHATCVRAFAEARTDRTVQAWERATGEPYPTLFYRPTTDRGRGSNPAAR, encoded by the coding sequence ATGAGAGTCCTGCTGCCGGTGGCGCGCGGGCTGGCGAGGTTGGCGCCCGGGGTGGGCGAGCCGCTGCTCGGCGCCCTGTTGCTGCGCTGTCTCACGCCCGGCTGGGTCCTGCTGCGACCCAGTCCGCCCGCGCGTCTGCTCGCCTGGGCCGAGGAGGCGGTCGCCGTGGCGCGCCGCGCCCACCCGAGCCGCCCGGTCCGGCTGGCCCGGGCCCTGGCCCTGCACGCGCACGCGCTGGACGCGCTGGGTCGGCACGAGGAGGCGTGCGCGGTGGTGGCCGCCGCCGACGCCGTACCAGGGGCCGGGCTGTCACAGGCGCAGACCGCGTTCCTGCTGCACGTCCGGGCGCAGGCACTCCTGGGGAGCGGCAGAGCCGAGGAGGCGCTGGAGGCGGCCCGACGCTGCGTCGAGATGTACCGTCACGGCCCGGCTCCGGGCGGCCGGGACCGCTCCCTGGGCTCCCTGCCGGGCGCCCTGCGCACCTATGGGCTGGTGCTCGCGGCGCTCGGGCACACGGAACAGTCGGTGCTCGTGTACGAGGAGTGCGCCGGGCTGCTGCGGTCCATGTCGTTGCGGGAGTCCGGCAGGGTGCTGCTCGTCATGGCGCGCGTGTTCGTGGAGCTCGTCGGTGGCCTGAAGGCCCTCGGGCGCCACGAGGAGGCGCTGGCGCTCGGTCCCGAGGCGAGGGAGTCGCTGGGCGGAGGGATGGCCCTCGCGTACCCCGGGATCGTGACACCGCTGCGCGCACAGCTGCTCGTGGACCTGGCCGACTGCCACGGAGCCGGCGGTGACTGGGAGATGGCCCGTACGACGGCCGAGGAGGCGGTGGCCGGGACGCGGAGCCCCGCGGGTGCGGTATGGCTGCCCGTCGCGCTGCGGTGTCTGGCCGACACGCTCGCCGAAGTCGACGCGCCGGACGAGGAGTTGAGCACCCTCCAAGAGCTGGCCGACCTGTACTCCGAGGAGTCGCCGGAGACTGATCCGCTGCTCGCGAAGACCCTGGACGACCTGGCCCGCTGTCACCGACGGGCCGGCCGTCACCGCGAGGCCGTCGCGGCCACGGAGCGCGGCATCGCCGCCTACCGGCGCGCGGTGGCCCGCGACGCGGCGCACGAGCCCGAACTGGCCCGCGTGCTGGCCAATCTGAGCCTTCGTCAAGATGACGCGGGTGACGCGGAGTCGGCGGTGCTGAGCGCCCGCGAGGCGCTCACCCTCACCCGCAGGCTGGCCGAGTCCGACTGGGAGACGTACCACCCGCTCACCGCCCGCCGCCTCCGCGTCCTCGGCCAGGCCCTCGGGAGCGCCGGCGACCTCGCCGGAACCGTGTCCTGCTACGAGGAGGCGGAAGCCGTCCTGGGCGAACACCCGGACCGGCAGGGCGTCGAGGCCGAGCTCGCCACGATCCGTTCCGTACTCGCCGACGCCCTGCGCGCCGGGGCCGTCGTGACCGACCTCGACGCAAAGGTCACCGCCCTGCGCTCCCTCCTCGCCCTCACCCGCCGCGCGGACGCCACGGACGTCCACGCCACCTGCGTCCGGGCCTTCGCCGAGGCCCGGACGGACCGGACCGTGCAGGCGTGGGAGAGGGCGACGGGAGAGCCGTACCCGACGCTCTTCTACCGGCCGACGACCGACCGCGGCCGCGGCTCGAACCCGGCCGCCCGGTAG
- a CDS encoding Gfo/Idh/MocA family protein: protein MSEPGREPLRIGVLGAARITERSLVDPARITGHRLVAVAARDRSRAEAFAGEHGVERVVDSYADLLADPEVDVVYNPLANGLHGPWNLAALAAGKHVLSEKPSASNAEEAAEVREAAAKSGTVFMEAFHYLFHPVTRRLHEILASGEIGELRQVEALVAIPAPPDADPRWSLPLAGGAVMDLGCYSVHALRMLAPFAGGAPRLVSARGGERAGAPGVDEWLDAELEFPGGASGSARCHMAYDELEMSIRITGSRGEASAPNFVLPQLDDRVVVRTAEGERTERLGTRSSYTYQLEAFAARVRAGTPLPLDADDAVATMTLIDESYRAAGFEPRPRSVVGR from the coding sequence ATGAGCGAGCCGGGCCGGGAACCACTGCGCATCGGAGTGCTGGGAGCCGCACGGATCACCGAACGCTCCCTCGTCGACCCGGCCCGGATCACCGGCCACCGCCTTGTCGCGGTGGCCGCCCGCGACCGGTCCCGCGCCGAGGCGTTCGCGGGCGAGCACGGCGTGGAGCGGGTCGTGGACTCCTACGCCGACCTGCTCGCCGACCCCGAGGTCGACGTCGTCTACAACCCGCTCGCCAACGGTCTGCACGGGCCGTGGAACCTCGCCGCCCTCGCGGCGGGCAAGCACGTGCTGAGCGAGAAGCCGTCGGCGAGCAACGCCGAGGAGGCCGCCGAGGTCCGGGAGGCGGCGGCGAAGTCCGGGACCGTCTTCATGGAGGCGTTCCACTACCTCTTCCACCCGGTCACCCGCCGTCTGCACGAGATCCTCGCGAGCGGCGAGATCGGCGAACTCCGGCAGGTGGAAGCCCTGGTCGCGATCCCCGCGCCGCCGGATGCCGACCCGCGCTGGTCGCTGCCGCTGGCCGGCGGCGCGGTGATGGACCTGGGCTGCTACAGCGTCCACGCCCTGCGGATGCTCGCCCCCTTCGCGGGCGGCGCCCCACGGCTCGTCTCGGCGCGGGGCGGGGAGCGCGCGGGTGCGCCGGGCGTCGACGAGTGGCTGGACGCGGAGCTGGAGTTCCCGGGCGGGGCCAGCGGGTCGGCGCGCTGTCACATGGCGTACGACGAGCTGGAGATGAGCATCCGGATCACCGGCAGCCGGGGCGAGGCGAGCGCGCCGAACTTCGTGCTGCCCCAGCTGGACGACCGGGTCGTGGTGCGCACCGCCGAGGGCGAGCGGACCGAGCGGCTCGGCACGCGGTCCTCGTACACGTACCAGCTGGAGGCGTTCGCGGCCCGGGTCCGCGCGGGCACGCCGCTGCCGCTCGACGCGGACGACGCGGTGGCGACGATGACGCTGATCGACGAGAGCTACCGGGCGGCCGGGTTCGAGCCGCGGCCGCGGTCGGTCGTCGGCCGGTAG
- a CDS encoding Gfo/Idh/MocA family protein encodes MRIGILGLGRIGAFHAETLSGLDVVESLVLTDPFADAAKTAAEKFGGEVVDSPEALLAAGVDGIVVAAATDAHPALILAGVEAGIPVFCEKPVAKHMSEGVEVLKAIQGKDVPIQIGYNRRFDAGFVAARAAVQTGELGKLHTVRSTTLDPAPPPAAYVAASGGIFRDCSVHDFDIIRWVTGREVVEVYAVGGNRGADYIKEAGDADTTGALLTLDDGTIAVISNSRHNARGYDVRMEIHGFTDSIAVGLEDKLPLRSVEPGVTFPAGTPHDFFMDRFTEAYRAELTAFTEVVAGNRTSPCTVEDALEAGWIAEACTLSLHEHRPVTIEEVRQA; translated from the coding sequence ATGCGCATCGGAATCCTCGGCCTCGGCCGCATCGGCGCCTTCCACGCCGAAACCCTCTCCGGACTCGACGTCGTCGAGTCACTCGTCCTCACCGACCCGTTCGCGGACGCCGCCAAGACCGCCGCGGAGAAGTTCGGCGGCGAGGTCGTGGACTCGCCCGAGGCCCTGCTGGCCGCCGGCGTGGACGGCATCGTCGTCGCCGCCGCGACCGACGCCCACCCCGCGCTGATCCTGGCCGGTGTCGAGGCCGGCATCCCCGTCTTCTGCGAGAAGCCCGTCGCCAAGCACATGAGCGAGGGCGTCGAGGTCCTCAAGGCGATCCAGGGCAAGGACGTGCCGATCCAGATCGGCTACAACCGCCGCTTCGACGCCGGGTTCGTCGCCGCGCGCGCCGCCGTGCAGACCGGCGAGCTCGGCAAGCTGCACACCGTACGGTCGACCACGCTGGACCCGGCGCCCCCGCCGGCCGCGTACGTCGCCGCGTCCGGCGGCATCTTCCGCGACTGTTCGGTGCACGACTTCGACATCATCCGCTGGGTGACCGGCCGCGAGGTCGTCGAGGTGTACGCCGTCGGCGGCAACCGGGGTGCCGACTACATCAAGGAGGCGGGCGACGCCGACACCACCGGCGCGCTCCTCACCCTCGACGACGGCACCATCGCGGTGATCTCCAACTCCCGTCACAACGCCCGGGGTTACGACGTCCGCATGGAGATCCACGGCTTCACGGACTCCATCGCCGTGGGTCTGGAGGACAAGCTGCCGCTGCGCTCGGTCGAGCCGGGCGTGACCTTCCCGGCCGGGACGCCGCACGACTTCTTCATGGACCGCTTCACCGAGGCCTACCGCGCCGAACTCACCGCGTTCACCGAGGTCGTCGCGGGCAACCGCACCTCGCCGTGCACGGTCGAGGACGCCCTGGAGGCCGGCTGGATCGCCGAGGCGTGCACACTGTCCCTGCACGAGCACCGTCCTGTCACCATCGAGGAGGTACGGCAGGCATGA
- a CDS encoding SDR family oxidoreductase translates to MGLLDDKVVLVNGGSQGVGAAIARAAVREGAVVAVSGRRPEPGEALVAELTEAGGKALFVRADLADAEQAKASVAEVVAAYGRIDCLVNSAGLTSRGTLLDTTPELFDQHIAINLKAPFFAMQAAVADMVGRKAPGTIVNIITSSAHGGQPFLAPYVAAKAGLIGLTRNAAHAHRWDRVRINGLNIGWTATEGEDATQKAFHGAGDDWLEQAAEKLPMGKLGQPDEIADFVVLLLSERSGVVTGSVIDWDQNVLGGLD, encoded by the coding sequence ATGGGACTTCTCGACGACAAGGTCGTCCTCGTCAACGGCGGCAGCCAGGGCGTGGGCGCCGCGATCGCACGGGCCGCGGTACGCGAGGGCGCGGTGGTCGCCGTGTCCGGGCGGCGGCCGGAGCCGGGCGAGGCACTGGTCGCCGAACTGACGGAGGCCGGCGGCAAGGCGCTGTTCGTGCGCGCCGACCTCGCCGACGCCGAGCAGGCCAAGGCGTCCGTGGCCGAGGTGGTCGCCGCGTACGGCCGGATCGACTGCCTGGTGAACTCGGCGGGGCTGACCTCCCGGGGCACGCTCCTCGACACCACGCCCGAGCTGTTCGACCAGCACATCGCGATCAACCTCAAGGCGCCGTTCTTCGCGATGCAGGCCGCGGTCGCCGACATGGTCGGCCGCAAGGCCCCCGGCACGATCGTCAACATCATCACGTCCTCGGCGCACGGCGGACAGCCGTTCCTCGCGCCCTACGTCGCCGCCAAGGCCGGGCTCATCGGACTGACCCGCAACGCGGCGCACGCCCACCGCTGGGACCGGGTGCGGATCAACGGCCTCAACATCGGCTGGACCGCGACCGAGGGCGAGGACGCCACGCAGAAGGCGTTCCACGGCGCCGGGGACGACTGGCTGGAGCAGGCAGCCGAGAAGCTGCCGATGGGCAAGCTCGGCCAGCCGGACGAGATCGCCGACTTCGTGGTCCTGCTGCTGTCGGAGCGGTCGGGCGTGGTGACCGGTTCGGTGATCGACTGGGACCAGAACGTGCTCGGCGGACTCGACTGA
- a CDS encoding phytanoyl-CoA dioxygenase family protein — protein sequence MSFTAVHHRAWLSEQDCDLDSFRALVERTVDPADYPHAAGVERNVLLYDTERLLGAGHRREVQEELVRALCDGPGVVVFKGAFRDHEIVDRASKVFDSLIREQDASGATAGDHFAKPGANERVWNALEKAALYDPSTFADYYANPVLALVSEAWLGPGYQVTSQINVVNPGGLAQTVHRDYHLGFLSDEVAAAYPAHVHRLSPVLTLQGAVAHCDMPVESGPTLYLPFSQAYEAGYLAWRRPEFQKYFKKHHVQLPLAQGDAVFFNPALFHAAGTNRTTDVRRMANLLQVSSAFGRAMETVDRETVTNAVYPVLLRRASEGVGAEWLENVIAASAEGYPFPTNLDSDPPVDGLAPPSQADLVRRALRERWTPRTLRDELRASAERRES from the coding sequence ATGTCCTTCACCGCCGTACATCACCGTGCCTGGCTGTCCGAGCAGGACTGCGACCTCGACTCCTTCCGCGCGCTCGTCGAGCGGACCGTCGACCCCGCCGACTATCCGCACGCCGCCGGCGTGGAGCGGAACGTCCTGCTGTACGACACCGAGCGCCTCCTGGGCGCCGGGCATCGCCGGGAGGTCCAGGAGGAACTCGTCCGGGCCCTCTGCGACGGGCCCGGAGTGGTGGTCTTCAAGGGCGCCTTCCGCGATCACGAGATCGTCGACCGCGCCTCCAAAGTGTTCGACTCACTGATCCGCGAGCAGGACGCTTCGGGCGCCACGGCCGGCGACCACTTCGCCAAGCCCGGCGCGAACGAGCGGGTGTGGAACGCGCTGGAGAAGGCCGCCCTCTACGACCCGTCGACCTTCGCCGACTACTACGCCAACCCCGTCCTCGCGCTGGTCTCCGAGGCCTGGCTCGGCCCCGGCTACCAGGTGACCTCCCAGATCAACGTGGTCAACCCGGGCGGCCTCGCCCAGACCGTGCACCGCGACTACCACCTCGGATTCCTCTCCGACGAGGTCGCCGCGGCCTACCCGGCGCATGTCCACCGCCTCTCCCCCGTGCTCACCCTCCAGGGCGCGGTCGCGCACTGCGACATGCCGGTGGAGTCGGGGCCGACGCTGTACCTGCCGTTCTCGCAGGCGTACGAGGCGGGCTACCTGGCCTGGCGGCGGCCGGAGTTCCAGAAGTACTTCAAGAAGCACCACGTCCAGCTCCCGCTCGCCCAGGGCGACGCCGTCTTCTTCAACCCGGCGCTGTTCCACGCCGCCGGCACCAACCGCACCACGGACGTGCGCCGCATGGCCAACCTGCTCCAGGTGTCGTCGGCCTTCGGACGCGCCATGGAGACGGTGGACCGGGAGACGGTGACCAACGCGGTCTACCCCGTGCTGCTGCGGCGCGCGTCGGAGGGCGTCGGCGCGGAGTGGCTGGAGAACGTGATCGCCGCCAGTGCCGAGGGCTACCCCTTCCCCACCAACCTCGACAGCGACCCGCCGGTCGACGGCTTGGCCCCGCCCTCGCAGGCGGACCTCGTACGGCGGGCCCTGCGTGAGCGATGGACGCCGCGGACTCTGCGGGACGAGCTGCGGGCGAGCGCCGAGCGGCGCGAGAGCTGA
- a CDS encoding LacI family DNA-binding transcriptional regulator — MGHPFPIREIARQAGLSEATVDRVLNGRGGVRESTVREVRQAIADLDRQRTQVRLVGRTFMIDIVMQAPERFSTAVRAALETELPALHPAVVRSRFHFRETGPAQEQVRILDRIARRGSQGVILKAPDVPEVAAAVGRLDRAGIPVVTLVTDLPATPRLGYVGIDNRAAGATAAYLMGQWLGDRPGNVLTSLSSGFFRNEEEREMGFRSAMRARHPDRTLVEIAEGQGLDATQYDLVRAALERDPDIRAVYSIGGGNIATLKAFEDLGRKCAVFIAHDLDHDNDRLLREQRLSAVLHHDLRQDMREACHLVMREHGALPPAGPTVPSAIQVVTPYNMPAVLTG, encoded by the coding sequence ATGGGCCACCCCTTCCCGATCCGGGAGATCGCACGACAGGCGGGCCTCAGCGAGGCGACCGTCGACCGGGTCCTGAACGGCAGGGGAGGGGTCCGGGAGAGCACGGTGCGTGAGGTCCGGCAGGCCATCGCCGACCTGGACCGGCAGCGCACCCAGGTCAGGCTGGTCGGACGCACCTTCATGATCGACATAGTGATGCAGGCGCCGGAGCGCTTCTCCACCGCCGTCCGGGCGGCCCTGGAGACGGAGCTGCCCGCCCTGCACCCGGCGGTCGTGCGCTCCCGTTTCCACTTCCGGGAGACCGGCCCGGCCCAGGAACAGGTCAGAATCCTGGACCGGATAGCCCGCCGCGGCTCACAGGGAGTGATCCTCAAGGCGCCGGACGTCCCCGAGGTCGCCGCCGCCGTCGGCCGCCTCGACCGGGCGGGCATCCCCGTGGTCACCCTCGTCACCGACCTGCCCGCCACCCCGCGCCTCGGCTACGTCGGCATCGACAACCGCGCCGCCGGCGCGACCGCCGCGTACCTCATGGGCCAGTGGCTCGGCGACCGCCCCGGCAATGTCCTCACCAGCCTGAGCAGCGGCTTCTTCCGCAACGAGGAGGAGCGCGAGATGGGCTTCCGCAGCGCCATGCGCGCCCGTCACCCCGACCGCACCCTGGTCGAGATCGCCGAGGGCCAGGGCCTGGACGCCACCCAGTACGACCTCGTCCGGGCCGCTCTGGAACGCGACCCGGACATCCGCGCGGTCTACTCGATCGGCGGCGGCAACATCGCCACCCTGAAGGCCTTCGAGGACCTCGGCCGAAAGTGCGCGGTGTTCATCGCCCACGACCTCGACCACGACAACGACCGGCTGCTGCGCGAGCAGCGGCTCTCCGCCGTCCTCCACCACGACCTGCGCCAGGACATGCGCGAGGCCTGTCACCTGGTCATGCGCGAGCACGGCGCGCTGCCGCCCGCGGGACCGACGGTGCCGTCCGCGATACAGGTCGTGACGCCCTACAACATGCCGGCGGTGCTCACAGGCTGA
- a CDS encoding Gfo/Idh/MocA family protein produces MVDSLGVAVVGFGWMGRVHTQAYSRVLHHYPRLGLRPELVTVAEEVPGRAEEAAAQFGFASTTRNWRDVAADPRVRAVSVTAPNFLHREIGVAMAQAGKHLWIEKPVGLSAEDARAVADAAGKAGVHSAVGFNYRNAPAVEAARALIASGDIGTVTHVRIRLFSDYAAHPEGALTWRYEKERGGSGVLGDLASHGADLARYLLGDIASLTADTAIFVPERARPTGATAGHSRASGGELGPVENEDYVNCLLRFASGARGVLEACRVSVGEQNNYGFEVHGTKGAVFWDFRRMNEFGVSRGTAYQDQPVSTVYVGPGDGEFGAFQPGAANAMGYDDLKVVEAHRFLRSIAEGTSYGATLADAVHSAVVLDAMARSAQTGAWVSL; encoded by the coding sequence ATGGTGGATTCGCTCGGGGTCGCCGTCGTCGGGTTCGGCTGGATGGGCCGGGTGCACACCCAGGCGTACTCCCGCGTCCTGCACCACTACCCGCGGCTGGGCCTGCGTCCGGAGCTCGTGACGGTCGCCGAGGAGGTGCCGGGGCGGGCCGAGGAGGCCGCCGCGCAGTTCGGGTTCGCCTCGACGACCCGGAACTGGCGGGACGTGGCCGCCGATCCGCGGGTGCGGGCCGTCAGCGTCACCGCGCCGAACTTCCTGCACCGGGAGATCGGGGTCGCGATGGCCCAGGCCGGCAAGCACCTCTGGATCGAGAAGCCGGTGGGGCTGAGCGCCGAGGACGCCCGCGCGGTGGCGGACGCGGCCGGGAAGGCGGGGGTCCACAGCGCGGTCGGCTTCAACTACCGCAACGCGCCCGCCGTCGAGGCGGCCCGCGCCCTGATCGCCTCCGGTGACATCGGCACCGTCACGCATGTCCGCATCCGGCTCTTCAGTGACTACGCGGCCCACCCCGAGGGCGCCCTGACCTGGCGGTACGAGAAGGAGCGGGGCGGCAGCGGAGTACTGGGCGACCTGGCCTCGCACGGGGCGGACCTGGCGCGGTATCTACTCGGGGACATCGCGTCGCTGACCGCCGACACGGCGATCTTCGTGCCGGAACGGGCCCGCCCGACCGGTGCCACGGCGGGTCATTCCCGGGCTTCCGGCGGGGAGCTGGGCCCGGTGGAGAACGAGGACTACGTCAACTGCCTGCTCCGCTTCGCCTCCGGCGCCCGTGGTGTCCTGGAGGCCTGCCGGGTCTCGGTCGGCGAGCAGAACAACTACGGCTTCGAGGTGCACGGCACCAAGGGCGCGGTGTTCTGGGACTTCCGCCGGATGAACGAGTTCGGCGTGAGCCGCGGCACCGCCTACCAGGACCAGCCCGTCAGCACGGTCTACGTCGGCCCCGGCGACGGCGAGTTCGGGGCGTTCCAGCCGGGTGCCGCCAACGCCATGGGCTACGACGACCTCAAGGTGGTCGAGGCGCACCGCTTCCTGCGGTCGATCGCGGAGGGCACCTCGTACGGGGCCACGCTCGCGGACGCCGTGCACAGCGCCGTCGTACTCGATGCGATGGCACGGTCGGCGCAGACCGGCGCATGGGTCAGCCTGTGA
- a CDS encoding LacI family DNA-binding transcriptional regulator translates to MRPPTIRDVADRAGVSKSLVSLVLRGSEQVRPEKREAVTRAMEELGYRPNAAARSLSEQRTRTVGVLLNDLRNPWFVDLLDGLNSLLHDNGLHMLMADTRLNRRIGQDMTGPFLDLRADGLVVVGTLPDPAALGAIAERIPVVVAGAREPVLPGVDMVANDDEQGARLVTEHLIGLGHRRIAHIAGYGAVGELRRRSFEATMRAHGLAGVVEASDMTEEGGYRTTVRLLSRPDRPTAVFAVNDIASVGALSAAEELGLRVPRDLSVVGYDNTRIASLRHVWLTTVDSANHEVGRRAARCLLDRFEGGGGAGRVQLAAPTLEIRGTTAAPPPTD, encoded by the coding sequence ATGAGACCTCCGACGATCCGCGACGTCGCCGACCGGGCCGGCGTCTCCAAATCCCTGGTCTCCCTCGTGCTGCGCGGCTCCGAGCAGGTGCGCCCCGAGAAGCGCGAGGCGGTGACGCGCGCCATGGAGGAGCTCGGCTACCGGCCCAACGCCGCCGCCCGCAGCCTCAGCGAGCAGCGCACCCGCACGGTCGGCGTGCTCCTCAACGATCTGCGCAACCCCTGGTTCGTCGACCTGCTCGACGGCCTCAACTCACTGCTGCACGACAACGGCCTGCACATGCTGATGGCCGACACCCGCCTCAACCGCCGCATCGGCCAGGACATGACCGGCCCCTTCCTCGACCTGCGCGCCGACGGCCTGGTCGTCGTCGGCACCCTCCCCGACCCGGCCGCCCTCGGGGCGATCGCCGAGCGCATCCCGGTCGTCGTCGCGGGTGCCCGGGAGCCGGTCCTGCCGGGCGTGGACATGGTCGCCAACGACGACGAACAGGGCGCCCGCCTGGTCACCGAGCACCTCATCGGCCTCGGCCACCGGCGGATCGCCCACATCGCGGGATACGGCGCCGTCGGCGAACTGCGCCGGCGCAGCTTCGAGGCGACGATGCGGGCGCACGGCCTGGCCGGGGTGGTGGAGGCCAGCGACATGACGGAGGAGGGCGGCTACCGCACCACCGTCCGCCTGCTGAGCCGCCCCGACCGGCCCACCGCCGTCTTCGCCGTCAACGACATCGCCTCGGTCGGCGCCCTGTCGGCGGCCGAGGAACTGGGCCTGCGCGTCCCGCGCGACCTGTCCGTCGTCGGCTACGACAACACCCGCATCGCGAGCCTGCGCCACGTCTGGCTCACCACCGTCGACAGCGCCAACCACGAGGTCGGCCGCCGCGCGGCCCGCTGTCTCCTGGACCGCTTCGAGGGCGGCGGGGGAGCGGGCCGGGTGCAGCTGGCGGCGCCCACGCTGGAGATCCGGGGCACGACGGCTGCGCCACCGCCTACAGACTGA
- a CDS encoding cupin domain-containing protein codes for MTHSFVVHIPDAELEAEPLAPEQIVSGTPEVTGKVVWESPNGKQIRGIWQITPGVVTDTEADELFVVISGSATVEVEGGPTLRVGPGDMAVLREGDRTTWTVHETLRKAYAISL; via the coding sequence ATGACCCACAGTTTCGTTGTCCACATCCCCGACGCCGAGCTCGAGGCCGAGCCTCTCGCCCCGGAGCAGATCGTCTCCGGCACGCCCGAGGTGACCGGGAAGGTGGTCTGGGAGTCACCGAACGGCAAGCAGATCCGCGGGATCTGGCAGATCACGCCGGGGGTCGTCACCGACACCGAGGCGGACGAGCTGTTCGTGGTGATCAGCGGGTCGGCGACCGTCGAGGTCGAGGGCGGACCGACGCTGAGGGTCGGGCCGGGCGACATGGCCGTGCTGCGGGAGGGCGACCGTACGACGTGGACGGTGCACGAGACGCTGCGGAAGGCGTACGCGATCAGTCTGTAG
- a CDS encoding intradiol ring-cleavage dioxygenase, whose translation MSDVTDEAIRSLRTTADPRLRDLLTALIRHLHAFASETGLTQEEWEGAIRFLTATGQTCTDTRQEFILLSDVLGLSMLMETINGGHAPGATESTVLGPFHMTESPARGLGANIDLVGGGEPCVVSGRVLSTDGTPVPGAVVDVWQANDRGYYDVQQPGIQPPGNGRGLFTTDAEGGFRFRTCVPSSYPIPTDGPVGDLLRATGRHPYRPAHIHFIASADGHDPVTTHIFVAGDPYLASDAVFAVKQSLVRDFTPTDDPSLAEEFGVPNPFRHARVDLVLERS comes from the coding sequence ATGAGCGACGTCACCGACGAGGCGATCCGCAGCCTCCGCACCACCGCCGATCCGCGGCTGCGGGACCTGCTGACCGCCCTGATCCGCCACCTGCACGCCTTCGCGAGCGAGACCGGACTGACCCAGGAGGAATGGGAGGGCGCGATCCGGTTCCTGACGGCGACCGGACAGACCTGCACGGACACCCGGCAGGAGTTCATCCTCCTGTCGGACGTGCTCGGCCTGTCGATGCTGATGGAGACGATCAACGGCGGCCACGCCCCCGGCGCCACCGAGTCGACGGTCCTCGGCCCCTTCCACATGACCGAGTCACCGGCCCGCGGACTCGGTGCGAACATCGACCTGGTGGGCGGCGGCGAGCCGTGCGTGGTGAGCGGCCGGGTGCTCTCGACGGACGGAACTCCCGTGCCCGGCGCCGTGGTCGACGTCTGGCAGGCGAACGACCGGGGCTACTACGACGTCCAGCAGCCGGGGATCCAGCCGCCGGGCAACGGCCGCGGCCTGTTCACCACGGACGCCGAGGGCGGCTTCCGCTTCCGCACCTGTGTGCCCAGCTCGTACCCCATCCCCACGGACGGCCCGGTCGGCGACCTCCTGCGCGCCACCGGCCGGCACCCCTACCGCCCCGCGCACATCCACTTCATCGCCTCGGCCGACGGACACGACCCCGTCACCACGCACATCTTCGTGGCCGGCGACCCCTACCTGGCATCCGACGCGGTGTTCGCCGTCAAACAGAGCCTCGTCCGCGACTTCACCCCGACCGACGACCCTTCCCTGGCCGAGGAGTTCGGCGTCCCGAACCCCTTCCGGCACGCGCGCGTGGACCTCGTACTGGAGCGCTCATGA